One Harpia harpyja isolate bHarHar1 chromosome 11, bHarHar1 primary haplotype, whole genome shotgun sequence genomic window, CTATGGATGCTTCTATAGTAGCAAAACTACATATAGTAAAGTAAAATGTGGAGCATAGTGAAACAACTTCAAGCAAAATAAGCCCTGTATATTTGCAAGAGGGGCACCATTTGGGACATCAGCACCACAAGGACTGATGTGACACTGCAAGTGGAGGTGCTGCAGAAAGCTTAAGAAAACCATTTATTGCAGTAGTCAGCAAACCCAAAGAGCTTTCCTTGTCCTTGTTTCCTTTTGTCATTTATGGAACTTGTTTGTAGCTAAAGTCACAGGACTTGCCCTAGGATATTGAAGACAAGCGTAATGTTTGAACACCTACTGAATTTACTAAATTCCCTCTTAGGCTATCTCAAAGGGAAAGATACAGAGGACAGGCTATACAAATCGGAGAAGGAAATGGACCTTTCTGGATCTTCCCCCTACAAAGGGGTTTGAGAAAGACACTGCACTTTCAGTTGCTACCTCTATTTTATGTCTTCTTTGAAAGGTAGTTTCCAGTAGTGGGATGCCTGAAAGTAACTTCCTAGCATATCTAGGCTTCCCTTTGGGGATAAATTTCTCTATTTTAGCTATAGTATACTTTGCATGTAATTACCATATACTTAGAGTTGCaactatttcagatttaaaaaaaatagataatgaATTTGCAGAAAGAGTGAGGTATGGATTATAATGGTACTTGATTTCATTGTAGTGTCAACGTGCTTAGAATGAGGAGAAACACCTAATGCTTTTTCTGCTAACTTATAAAATGCAGCAGTATGCCTTATTCATAAGCAGAGAGATGATGAAGTAAAAATCAGAATAGGTGCTGctcacaactgaaaaaaataaattaaaaaaatagggcTATGCTCAGATGCTCCTGATATTTCCCTACTAAGGAACTTCCTCCTGTCTCCACGTTTGTAGTCAGagatatattttttccttcaaatgatACAGGGTAAGTATACACTATACGCATTTGGCAGTCCAAAAGTCTCAAGGAACAGTCAAGAGTAAGACAGACTATGGAATTtccctagaaagaaaatttaagggCCATTACCTTCTTTGCAAAGACCAAAGTCAGCAATTTTCACGAAGCCTTCTGTGTCCAGCAATAAGTTATCCAACTTCAAATCTCTAAATGAACAAAATTGCATCACTGATGTTTCTTCAGTACTATTCAGAACAGCTGAAATTCATCTGTTGGAAATGGTCAATGACTACTTACCTATATACTATTTTGTGTTCATGTAAATACTGAAGTCCAAGAACCACACATGCAGCATAGAATCTGttgaaaaagttaaaatttcaaTGGATTTTAGTCTTGCTTTTCAGAATGTGAAGTCCATgatttttgatctttttttattaACCATCTTCTGAAGATTACCAATTGCTTTTTCAGGTACAGATTAGTTTTATACAAGGTCAGAGTTTTAAAGCCAGATAGCAAAAATGCTTAAacttgcagcttttgagctgtaGTATGGTCACTTGGCCTGCAGGATAAATTTTCTGTAGTGTCCACTGCTATGGCATTGAAGGATTTCCAATTTGgcttattctttcctttttttagccTTGTCTGCTGTATTAACTTTTCATTTACCTTTTTAAtgtaaccttaaaaaaaaagtattataaaCATTAAATACTTGTATATAATTTTTGAATTCAGTGTAGATTCAGGCACATTAAACCTGCATATGTCTTTTTCTGACAAAATCAGTTAGAATCTCTGACCCTTTTACAAACTTGAACAGTATTTACTGAAATGACATAATGTAGACGCATGTGGTGATAAAGATCTTAGTTCTTATCCACTGAACAAAATGCCCTTCACTTAATGCCACAAAAAGGAATGGATACTCACACTGCTCTTGGTTCAGAGAAGACATCAGTATGAATGTGCATCATCAGATCCCCCCCAGCAGCATATTCCATTACAAAGCAAACATGATCTTTGGTTTGGAAACAAGCAAAAAGGTTCACCAAGAAGGGATGTCTTACACTATTCACAGTTTCAAATATTCGCTTTTCACACATCaagctgcaaacagaaaaatcagtagaAATTTAAAGCTGAATCCTGAACTACAATTTTTCAACTCCCAGAAACTATTGGTAATTTATACCTTAcgttttttcctctgtccctcaGGATAAGAACagaactttttttgtttcaagacAGAGGTTTTAATACTTGTACACACATTAAGCTGATGCCAGCGTTTCCACAAAGTTACATTTAGCTttcacaaacaaaaaagtaaacctAGCAGTCCATGAAAATTGTACCCTGCCAATTTTCCTTCCAAATACTCAGACTTGCATCAAGTATTCATTGATACCATGTGACATTAGCTTCaatccattttcattttaattgtatAAAACACATAAAGTGGAAAAACAGTAACAATATTATAGACATTATCTATAGTAATTCCAGAGTATTTCTCCTTAAGACAATTGGTTAATTTGTAGCTTATTCTTAATACAGTTATCTTTCTTCCTGCAAGTCAAATGAATATTCTTGCACTAAAACGAGACAGTTTTGTAACTGCCACTTCACTTCCAAGCAAGGAAAAATCTAAGTTTTGGggcaaaaaggttaaaaaaaactcCCAACAGTGCAGCATACACAGGACTTAAGGGAAAATATGATGGACAAAGTATGACAGTATGTTACAGGTTGAGAAATATTATCATAGGTGTTTCTGTCATTAAAGAAAACATAGTCACTGTCCTCCTGAAATCTGATGGAAGTCCATAGAACAAgtaattagaataaaaaattGCAAGAGAACCTAAATGAAAAACAGGATCAGCTTTAAGTCAGAGCTGTAGTACAGGCATGGTAAGAGAGGCACTAGAACAAATCAGCATTCCTGGGCTACACTGCGCCCTCCTTGCCCCAGAAGAAAGACTCCAGCAGTCAACTAAGCAGGAGATGACAACTTGTTTTGCTCTTTCACTGAATTTAACTACTGTTTGTAGAGCTTACAGTTGTGTtgcatgcagaaagaaaacacaatttatgGAATCCATGTATTATATTTTACAAACTGACCTGTCTACTTCATCACGAGCAACAATATCTCCTTTCTTTAAGGCTTTAATAGCAAACATCTCATTTGTGTTTTTGTACTCTGCCAACAGCACCTAAAACAGAAGATACGCAATTCATTTAAGAGCTGTTCTAGTTTTTGATACAGCCTTGACATTTGATACAGCCTTTTGACCTTTACCTTTCCAAAATGTCCTCTGCCCAGTACAGCACAACATCTGAAATCCTTCAGACTGAATTGAAATCTCTGTTGTGATCTATGTAAATAAAAAACCAGTCAAAAAATCTTCTAGTTTGTTAACTTTAAGAAATATTATTCAGATCAACAGCAAACCACTGCATTTTTACCTTCTATCTTCAGGCTCTCGGGTGTTGGTGTATTTTATGTCTGAATGGGGAGCATCAGGCTCACAGATTATTTCAGGCTGGAGTTTTGGGACAATACTATTTCTgccattttcaaaatcaaaagttGTTACTTCatcctgtgaagaaaaaaaagtctgagaatTTAAAACTTACTGTGAAAGCAAACGAATGCAGAAATTTTACTATAAGCATGTGAAATTCTTAACACAAGAATTATCTAAGCTAAAATGGTATACTTTAAGATGATACAGATAAGCAAGCTTGTAACAGACTGATGAAACCTATTGCTCTAGTCATTCTGCTCTTTGTTCATAAAACCATTTTCTCCTGAATACTCTAAtgatttttggcttttgtttttcctgtggtgGAACCAATGACATGGAGAATTAAACATACCAACCACGGAAACAGTTTGCCACCAAGAGTAATTGGAACATTCTGATGAGATAATTCTGTAAGTTAAGGGAGCATATGCTAAAATATAAGGGAAGAAATCCATCATAAAGATGCCAATATCACAACCTTGTTAAATTGTATAGCCCAAAATTCTTAGTTACTTGCCTGAGATGGCACATCAGGAGCCTTTATCTCAGAGGAAGATTCACATATTTCCCCAAGGGAAGATGCACGGGGTGGAGCAGGTGGAGGCTCAGGCTCAAGTTCAAAGTCCAATTTGGCTACAGGAGAGTCACTGGCAAGAAAATAAGTAACTCCTCAGTGTATAGCAGAGACTGTTTTAATAGTATGAAAACCAGCTTAAAACTGCATGTTATGTAGATTTCTCGTAAAACAAATCTTGCGTGTGTAGATCTGACTATAAAATGGATGTCCAAAATTAAAACATTGAAAAGTCTGCAGTCTTGCAGAATAAACAGATTTGACATATGTTATGTACATTAGGGCATGAGCATCTCACCGTTACTCTTGCTCTTAAACATacttaaaaattgtaaatatCACCTACCTGGCTGGCAGTGTTAGTTCAGGAATGTGTGCATCAACCACTGGCCCAGTAGCAGGCACCGGTGCTTGAGGGCTGAAGGTGCCAGAGTGATTTACTGTAGGAATAGCTCTTCTTACCAGCCTTCCCCAAGTGGCAATATTAATATTCATTTGAGGAGCTCTAAGAAATGTTTTGCCTGTGGATattgtgaaaaaagaaaacagagtgCATGTAATTTCCTTACTTATTACCAAaagctataattaaaaaaaattcatattaatCAGTTTATAGTTTATGAAGAACAATCTGAATTTGTCATATTCCTTAGCAATTCCTAATTATTCACTATTAAATGCTCATGCATAATGAGGAAttctaaaacaaaacatttctaaatgcaATGCCAAATCATTATCAACAGCTTTATTCACAGGCAAATATTAGGTCTCTGTATAAAAAAATATCACAGGTCTGTACAATTTTTTAAGCTTTGCATATTTATATTAAACAATCACCTTGCTGTTttgaaaaaattttcttctgcctctggAGTTTTGGTCTTCTTTCAATAACTGGATTAAAAAACGTAACCTGCAGTTCAAATAATGTGTGTTATAATTCAAGTTTCagatcaaaatgcatttttaaaagtttaagaaaaactTCTTAAACTATTCTGCAATAAAATACTTGGAACTATGCTCAAGTGCTTTGAAGAAACATTCTTACCTCTGCAAACAGAGTGCCCTGTGGTTCAAGATAGAGACACATGCCATGCCGTTGGTTATCCAGGAAATCTTCCAACCTCAGAAACTTTACTGCACACAAAGATCTCCAGTCACGCCAATAAACTGAGATTTCTAATTCACGTGACTGCAACAGGCAACATGTATACAGTAAATTACTTATTAGTAATTGTTCTGGAAGAGTCACCTCTGTACAATCATAAGGTCTAGCAACTCAAGGATCAAGATGCAGAGCTGTTACTTTAAAAGAGTGACAGGGCTAGCTAGCCATACTGAGCAAGTTCTCGCTAGGATAAGCATAGCATTTCACTTCTGTTCAGATGTGATAGCCAGTGTCCAAATAAAAGTATAAGTGTAAAATTCCCCCAAGAGTAGGAGAGAGTCACAGTCACCAGACTTTCTAAGTCAGTCTAACAAAAGTGGTAGTTCAAGTTCTTTTAGCTCAAGCTCTGACAACAAATTTTCACCTGTGTTTAGAAACCTCAGCTTTACTAGTTTTCCATGTTATTTACAAGTATCAATTGCATTTCACGGCTGCATAGTGACATTTTAGTACCTGCATACATATCATGATGCAAGACTTTATACAGTATCTCTAGAAATACATACAGTTTTTGTAACATGGTCATGAAGAGGGCCAAAAACTTTAAACTAAAAAGAACTACTGCTACATCTTGCTGCTGGGACTTATATATTCTTAAGGTGTCTTATATACTTGTTACAAAAGCTTGTTACAAAATGTGAAGAATCCTGCAATACAGTATAGCAGCAGCATTGTATGTTACTAAGTTCAGTTAGCATAGTTTAATTCCATCATGATGCATCAATTTACTGTCTTTATATGATAGCTGTaggttttaaaagaaacaaaatttaagaaggaggacagattaaaaaaatgatgGGGTTTGGAACGtgcatttcaaatacagaaggATGCGTGATCatgcccagcagcagcaaggtcCTTTTCTGGCACCAAGAGGCATCTAATATTGAGTTCTGAAACAGCGAACATGACACATACTAGGCTGGTAGGAGCAGCTACTAAACTTTGACTAGTTCTAGTCTTAATCTGAGAACAATCAAGGCTTCAGGACTCCACAGCTGCTAATTCTGTTGTGCACTACTTCTAACTGGAACCTGAATTTCTCTGCCTGCAGGTCTAAAACTGCTTCCTTCCTAGATGGAAGGAATCTGGTTTGGGGCTCGGAGGGGTGGGGGTGAGAGCAAAACCAggaaggtggcttttttttttttcttctctcatttgtTTTGAATATATACTGGAGATGACATTTAGGCTCCTAAAATATAGTCTAGTTTTCAGGCTATTTTaaacactgatgaaaaaaaaaaatccttgtaccTTAAAATACTATGACTATCAGGTATCTAAAAACCAAATGCTTGATTAAACCTATATAACAAGTTCTCTTCAAAAGGTGTGAGGAAAGAAACATCAAGTATCATTTTGATACTCGAGTCCTCCAAGTAACATTTAAAGTTGTAGCAAAGAGCTATTagtgaatttatttattattcctgAACAATTGATCAGCCTGACATAAGAACACTTTTACAGAAGCACTGTAAAAATTCTGACATAGCTTTACCAAAATATCCAAACTGTATCTGATATTAGAATTTACTGATAAATAATGAGAAGTTGATGATCCTAGTAAAAATTTAAACACCATCTATCACAGGCTAAAAAGATGCTAAGTGTTAGCTCTTGGATAAACACAGTATGTCAGTTTGTAGGCCAGAAAAGGTAAAATTTCTAGAATGCCAGCCCAGCATAACAGGTTAATCCCAGGGAGCTCATTCTGTTAAGGATGGGAATACTTGAACATATGAAATTTGAACATAATCACAACAGGGGGGGAAAAGACCCAAACTGAACATGTAACTAATCTGAAGAATTGACTATAGCTGTCAATGAAGTAAAACCACATTTTTACCCTGTCTAGTTCCAGTGTAAATTTCTGATCCCATGACTGATTGGAAATAGGTTTCCAGCTAGTTTGACCAACCACAGTGTTATCCAGCTTCAGTACAGCACAGACTTCATCTGTAAGTAAAGTACACAAACTCAGCTTAAATCTTTAAGAGGATtttccacaaacaaaaaaatcttcagtaagTTTCCCTTAAAAATGTAATCTCACATTTAATTGGTTCTTATGGGCATAATAGTGTCATTGTGgtcttgggtttttgtttggttttttttttacaacagatGAAGGAGCAAATAAGTTCAAAGCTTCAAATCAATTTggtattttaaattacagaacaCAGCATGCACattaaaatgtaagtaaaagATATGCATAAAAATAAGAGAAGTAAGAGTATACTGAACTGGACAAGTCATCAGTTTTCAGAAGGTTTCTACTACTCCCACTTTTACTTTTACTGGTTCTGCTCATGAAAGATGATCTGGCTTCATTTGGACTCCAACCAGGTAGCGTAATCGACGTGGCTTTTGATCGACCAGGGACGTTTTCCAAAATATCTTGGCAGCCCATTAGCCTAACTTCCAGAGTACCTGGAACAAGATAGACAATGATTTATCAAAGATTTCTGTTCTTAAGTAAACAAAGTGAATGACTAATGATTGATTTATGACAATAGCTCACATTCTGACCCCTGCAGGGTATAACAGAAATACCAGATGAAAACAAAAGACAGATCCAAGACAGACAAATACACCGAAAATAagcattaaaagtaaaatatgtgGGACTCAACCTTCTAGAAGGAGCAGCAGTTCaccaaaataatacaaattaagtTTTTGTTCCATGTCTCTGTTTTCTTCACTTGAGAACCTAACTGACTTGGGTTCAAGTTGTAAGCAGTGTCACTTTTTACGATGACAAATCTTAAGTTTCTTATTAAAACAATGGATCTTGCAGATGGGACAATAACAATTTTTCATGAGTTTTATATAGCCAATTAATATTGGATACATTGTTTcagtaattaaaacaaacacattgaCTACTGAGAATACGAATTTGTTTAAGATACATTCAGAAATCACATTTGCCTGCTGCATGCTAAAGTCAAATCTGAGttaatacataatttaaaataatcaaattgtTCCAACTTGACTGAATTTGGATTTATAAAAGCTGAGACAAGAGGCTACTCTTCAAAATCTCCTACATCTTTAACCAAATGAGGTACAGAGGCTGCTGTTCTAATTTAAGAGTTTCCTCCAGCAGCCCAGAAACATCTGAATACCACAGATAGTTACTAGAATGGTAGGCTTACCTCATCCTGTATAAGATCACATCTGTAGAACTGTGACACCACTGACACTAACAAAATTAACTATTAGAAGTGGTGAAATTAGCCAGTTCATAATCATACTGTCAGCTAGAAATGCAGCTCCTAAATGCAGTGTTCTTTTGACAGCAAATGTACTTTACTGTGAAACTTCAAAGTACTCTTTTGTAACAGAAACTTAGGTCAGACTTGACCTAAAAATGGTCTGGCAACATTATAGCCCACAGAACAGACACCAAGAAACCAGTCTGAGAAGAAATCCCATCCTGTAGGGAACTAACAGCCCTAAGTGACAGCTAAGCATTAGGCTATGAAGACAAAGAGATGCTATTGGATCCTGAAAGAGGTTAAAAGGTAAAAGAATACTTAGTTCCCAAATTCTgtttagaatttaaaaataaataaataaataaataaaaaatagtaagCAGAAAGGCTATAATCTTGTGTAAGGACTGGATACATTTTAGAAAAGTTCCATTGATGCACTTTAAAAAGTATGACAGTAGCACTGATCTGTTTTTCACAGTGTTAGAGGCAAAACACAAAGACACTGTTCATTTAAATCCAGTTCAATACAAAAGCTCTTTGTGTAGCCAATATGAAAATGAAACTATTAAGAACTTCGCAAGCATGTAGCTCCGTTTTGATAAGTCCTATTAGAAACTGTTCATATGTATTAATAAATCACGTTTAAAGAAGAAGTATTTGTCACTATAATGTATCTGACCCATGATTATGTATtacaggaaaacaataaaaaaaaaacaaaccaaaaaaaacaaaacaccaaaaccagctGTTTTAAAACCAAGACGTGATACTTCCTGCCCATGGTCCCTGATCATTTGAGATTCCATATGATGAACAAGTTCCCCTCACCACTCTGCAACTTTACAGGGCTCTCAGCTGAGGTCCTGATGCTTTTTACCCTTTGCTACATGTCTTACTGAACCAAAATGGAAGACAAGTAGACTAGctccattttattattattgcagcTCAGCAGGAGAgttcctctttttgttttaaaatataaccCCGCAGTACTTCAAAACTAAATTCTGGTTTCAGTTATACATGTATAACCAGAGTAACATTTGAATTACAGATTGTTAATAGTTGGTTTAATAATTACATATAAAATGttttaggaaacaaaacaaaaaccccaacctatcTGTACTAGTAATGCTTATAGGACCACTTACTAAGTAAATTTAGTAAAGCAACACACCCCCAAGCAGTcaaaagtatttgcttttctttaagaaCGCTGGGAGGCAAATGTTTTAAGAGTTTTGTTAAAGCATGGCTCAGCTCTTGAAACAGTTTACTTCCAATGAAGAACAACAATTCCAGGTGAACCCAAGCTATGAGAAGTTCCTAAGTcttatgtttatatataaatgtacTGTTCCCTCACAGTAGGCtaagtctcttaaaaaaaaaaaaaaaagtctccatgTTTAATTGCAAGGAAAACAATGCAAACCAATAAACAGAGGCTTCAATAGTTCCATGCACGTTTGTTAGGACCTCCCTCTTTGGTTTAGAAATATAACGCATGTTTTGGTAGCATAAATCTCACCACCTAGGAAGGCAGTGTGGTCCAGCGGGTAAAACAGGGACTGGGAGAAAAGCTGGGTGCCTatctccagctctgccactgactaCTTGTATGACCAGGGCAAGCCACTTAACCCTTCTgcacctcagtttccccatctgtaaaatggggataatgatACTTACCCACCTTTTAAAGTGCTTGATAATCTAAAGATGAAAGGCGTTAGGTAAACGCCAGTAATAGTGTTCCATAGTGATCTAACTTAAAGCCAGAACTTCACTTTTTCAATAGGATTATAGAAAGGTcaacaaataaattaaagaaacttatctgtattttttttggcGCATAGACACTTGGAAATTCTAAATGCCTTTATCTAGGAAAAGAACAACAATGAAATATGTCCAGAAAGAAATAAAGTTGGCattaaaaacttgttttaaaccatttaataaaataaaataaaagaagctCCATAAATCATACCTGTTAAAGCTGCTGGTTTGGACAGTGTACTATACTGGTTTTGAGTAGATATTACACTTTGACGAGGACTTAATGTGGGTGAAGAGACCAATGAAAGCTCCTCTATAATAATACTGCTTTTGGGATGGTTTTTAGGAAGTTCATTCAATCTCTGTTCCAGTGAATACTTCAAAAGGTCCAACTTCTGGCTTGATTCATTAAATCTTGCttgtgcctttttaaaataaaaaaaaaaaattgagatacttcaattttttttgtgtgaaaaaacctttaaaataaagtataaaaaatTGTAATGATGTAAATTACTTCTGAAAGTGCCTTTCTGTCGGTAACTTTCCCAGATCCAAgtaatttcattacattttttgcACCTTCTGCTACAGCATACTCTATCCTAAAATGATGCCGTAATTCTTCCATTCGGAGTTCAAGAGGGCTTATCACAGGTTTTGCTGCAAAGAGATATAAACAAAAAATCTTCATTGAAGACCATGCCaatgtttaatttctttaatattaaCCCCTCCCCCATACaaacagaggggaagggaggaaaaaaagaaaaaaagaagaaaaaaaagaagtgagagaTGCAGATTTGGTAGTCCAAAGAAAAGCTTGAGGTATGTCATAAAAGCAACAGTGAAATTTTAAGCATCTGCATTTGAAGGAAGAAATAATTGATCAGGGCTTCAATCCAATAAACAGGTCCTACTCCTTGAAGAGCTCTAATTGCTAGAGGACGTGAGAAAAAGAACGTGTACTCAGGGGAGTTAAGGGACAAAAGCCAAATCTCCCCAACATCATTCAGCTGACAAGAGGAGGTTTTGAGACTTCCACATTTCTGAACCACGCTCTGAGGATTTATCTTTCAAAGTACTCTGTAGCTAAGTAGATCCCTGATCAGTTTCTGATAATTCTCCTGCTTCACACAAAATCCCAGGGAATCTGGCTCCTGCCAGCACAGAGAATATAAGAGGTCCCATACACTGCCTTCCCCAAATGATTTGGGTTAACCATTCTAATGTCCACTTCTTACAGCGTTCAGATTTCCTAAACAGAATTAGAAAGTTTCCTGGATATATTCCTTTCTGTTTAAAGCTCTAAGCTTAGTAGGAACACAAAAACGCATTTGAAGGCGTTTGAAAGCCCTTTCTAGCTTgaatgcctttctttttcttttgaacaaatgATACACATAATCCATGTGCTAAGAtgaggtgttaaaaaaaagccagaagtgTCCTAACTGTAAAAACAAACGAAGAAAACCACCCCCatccccccaaacaaaacacacacacacacacaggttttTCATTATCTAGGATATATCCAGGCCCTGATTACGAGCATTGTCATACAACTCCAATACTCAGAAACGCATACGAGTAAAGTTCAAGACTTAGAGATGTACCAATATGCCCACAATTTTAAAGTACACTCATGCTATTATAGCTCAGgggtaattttcttttttatttatttaaagatttcCAAATAAACGCAAGTTTAAAACTACTTCTGAAATGCAGCATGAGTATTTCAAGTCAGGTTGTTTTAAAAccactgatatttttgtttttaaaatagttgtttACTACAAAATAGTTGTTTACAATTCAATCTAGCCTAAATACCCATAAAGAGAGCAAAAATTCACCTCCATCTGTGCTCCCATTACTAATAATAAGGTCAATCTACTTAAGTATGACAAGCAGGCTTTGAATctgcatcagattttttttttttaggatagcGAAAAGATTatatgctttaaagaaaattactagTTATTGTTAAGACAAAAGAAAGCATGCATGAAGGGAGAATGAAGACCACAAAGTAAAAATGGACTGCATAAGGCATAAAAAGGATGATGAAGAGAGATTGTATTTCTCTTCATTAAGCTTAAGGTATTTTGCTTCAAGTCATGTATTTGGCATCCTAACACACACAGTGGTATGCCTAGTCTCCGATTATTTTTGGTTCATGCAGCTTTGTCTAACATTCCTACTAGAAATTTATGATAACTCAGTGTGCATATGGGTACATATCTACATGGCATTCTGACATTAATGATTCTTATTTCCTTTCTACTCCATCACCATTATCAAAAGCCAATTCATTGGTCTGGACTGCCTGAAGAATCTGCATCCGTATAACTTCTATTTTTGTCTTGCTGTCCTGGAGCATCTGCTGAGCTGTGGCAAGAAGTTTTCGATcctattaaaacaaaaccaaacaaaattgtAAACTCTTCATGGAACAAAACACATTGAAAGCGTCAAAACCCACATGCTTTAGGAACAAGAACTAAATCTATGTAGTTCATTCAGTATAGCAGACCAATTCATCTAACCACATTAGGATATTACTGGAAATTAAGTTAGGACAGTGGCATATTCTGACTGATTAAAGACTATAAGCCACTCCAATGGAAACTGTATCTGTTTAAAGCTGAATAAAGGAGGAATGATCTAGCAACGTTACATGTGTAGATTAATGTTTTGTAAGCTGATACTAAAGAAAGGTCAAGATATTAAGCGCAAAAATACCTCCACCCTATGTAGAATGACTCAAATTTGAATGACTGTATGATGAGAACTCTTCTAATAGACAAATTTGCTAGACTAAATCCATATAAAAATCTTTGTACTAATTCACTTGAGCTGATTTTCAATCTTGAAACTGGAAACATCAAGTTAGCTTACACAGCACATTATAAATAAGTCTTCAGTGTGTTTTTCTGAACAAATCAAAGCTGAGGATTTTTTTGCACTAATAAATACGTAATATACTAGGGTTACTTCATTAGCTATTTCATCAGTAACTTAAAGTACAGTACTTTTCATCTAATAAACTAAGCTAAccaatttttgtttttcaaaagcagtaacaCAAGAAGCAGTTTAGAAGAGAACATTTCTGAAGATGAACTTTCAGCTAACTGATAATACCATTTCATTGTCAGGAGCACAGCCAGCCATCCACACGTTTCTTAGGCATACCATTTTTTGTCCTCCAGCTACTGGAGATCTGACTTAAAATAGATTATCGAATGGTTCTTGGATGTGGAACTGTGCATGTGCTTCTATGGCTGCTGCATGGTGCTCTCTGTATATTCTGGGAATTACCAGATAACTTAAAGGCGATCTGACTTGCAGTAAAAACGAAAAAAAGGGGTATAAGAAAATTTAAGACAGTCTATTTGTCCTGTCTGTGCAGTACCAAAATCAATCACAGTAATTAACAGTAGTCAGTGTAGATGAGTATCACACTTATTATAGCCCAAAGGGTATTTTGGTTAACTCATTTTGTAGCCACTCTATAACCTCATTAATA contains:
- the PKN2 gene encoding serine/threonine-protein kinase N2 isoform X1, with product MASNAAEREILFTELQGDAKSLLASENVSTGQKLDFSDTMVQQKLDEIKDQIKREIRKELKIKEGAENLRKVTTDKKNLAYVDNILKKSNKKLEDLHHKLQELNAHIVVTDPEDVADCPRTPDTPNSDPRFSTNNRLMALKKQLDIELKVKQGAENMIQMYSNGSSKDRKLLATAQQMLQDSKTKIEVIRMQILQAVQTNELAFDNAKPVISPLELRMEELRHHFRIEYAVAEGAKNVMKLLGSGKVTDRKALSEAQARFNESSQKLDLLKYSLEQRLNELPKNHPKSSIIIEELSLVSSPTLSPRQSVISTQNQYSTLSKPAALTGTLEVRLMGCQDILENVPGRSKATSITLPGWSPNEARSSFMSRTSKSKSGSSRNLLKTDDLSNEVCAVLKLDNTVVGQTSWKPISNQSWDQKFTLELDRSRELEISVYWRDWRSLCAVKFLRLEDFLDNQRHGMCLYLEPQGTLFAEVTFFNPVIERRPKLQRQKKIFSKQQGKTFLRAPQMNINIATWGRLVRRAIPTVNHSGTFSPQAPVPATGPVVDAHIPELTLPASDSPVAKLDFELEPEPPPAPPRASSLGEICESSSEIKAPDVPSQDEVTTFDFENGRNSIVPKLQPEIICEPDAPHSDIKYTNTREPEDRRSQQRFQFSLKDFRCCAVLGRGHFGKVLLAEYKNTNEMFAIKALKKGDIVARDEVDSLMCEKRIFETVNSVRHPFLVNLFACFQTKDHVCFVMEYAAGGDLMMHIHTDVFSEPRAVFYAACVVLGLQYLHEHKIVYRDLKLDNLLLDTEGFVKIADFGLCKEGMGFGDRTSTFCGTPEFLAPEVLTETSYTRAVDWWGLGVLIYEMLVGESPFPGDDEEEVFDSIVNDEVRYPRFLSTEAISIMRRLLRRNPERRLGAGEKDAEDVKKHHFFRLIDWNALLAKKVKPPFVPTIRGREDVSNFDDEFTSEAPILTPPREPRILSEEEQEMFRDFDYIADWC
- the PKN2 gene encoding serine/threonine-protein kinase N2 isoform X2, which encodes MASNAAEREILFTELQGDAKSLLASENVSTGQKLDFSDTMVQQKLDEIKDQIKREIRKELKIKEGAENLRKVTTDKKNLAYVDNILKKSNKKLEDLHHKLQELNAHIVVTDPEDVADCPRTPDTPNSDPRFSTNNRLMALKKQLDIELKVKQGAENMIQMYSNGSSKDRKLLATAQQMLQDSKTKIEVIRMQILQAVQTNELAFDNAKPVISPLELRMEELRHHFRIEYAVAEGAKNAQARFNESSQKLDLLKYSLEQRLNELPKNHPKSSIIIEELSLVSSPTLSPRQSVISTQNQYSTLSKPAALTGTLEVRLMGCQDILENVPGRSKATSITLPGWSPNEARSSFMSRTSKSKSGSSRNLLKTDDLSNEVCAVLKLDNTVVGQTSWKPISNQSWDQKFTLELDRSRELEISVYWRDWRSLCAVKFLRLEDFLDNQRHGMCLYLEPQGTLFAEVTFFNPVIERRPKLQRQKKIFSKQQGKTFLRAPQMNINIATWGRLVRRAIPTVNHSGTFSPQAPVPATGPVVDAHIPELTLPASDSPVAKLDFELEPEPPPAPPRASSLGEICESSSEIKAPDVPSQDEVTTFDFENGRNSIVPKLQPEIICEPDAPHSDIKYTNTREPEDRRSQQRFQFSLKDFRCCAVLGRGHFGKVLLAEYKNTNEMFAIKALKKGDIVARDEVDSLMCEKRIFETVNSVRHPFLVNLFACFQTKDHVCFVMEYAAGGDLMMHIHTDVFSEPRAVFYAACVVLGLQYLHEHKIVYRDLKLDNLLLDTEGFVKIADFGLCKEGMGFGDRTSTFCGTPEFLAPEVLTETSYTRAVDWWGLGVLIYEMLVGESPFPGDDEEEVFDSIVNDEVRYPRFLSTEAISIMRRLLRRNPERRLGAGEKDAEDVKKHHFFRLIDWNALLAKKVKPPFVPTIRGREDVSNFDDEFTSEAPILTPPREPRILSEEEQEMFRDFDYIADWC